In Pseudomonas fluorescens, one genomic interval encodes:
- a CDS encoding shikimate dehydrogenase encodes MTRKPVILAGLIGAGIQASRTPALHEHEGDAQGLRYLYRLIDLDQLQLDSNALPDLLLAAERMHYTGLNITFPCKQAIIPLLDELSPEARGIGAVNTVVLKDGKRIGHNTDCLGFAEGFRRGLKDAARERVVQMGAGGAGAAVAHALLSEGVQQLSIFDVDRERAESLANNLNQHFGVGRAVAGRDLPGTLNQADGLVNTTPMGMAKLPGMPVPVELLRKELWVAEIVYFPLETELLRNARALGCRTLDGGNMAVFQAVKAFELFSGVVPDAQRMLAHFQSMNG; translated from the coding sequence AGGCGATGCCCAAGGCCTGCGTTACCTCTATCGACTGATCGACCTCGATCAGTTGCAACTCGACAGCAACGCGCTGCCCGACTTGCTGCTGGCCGCCGAGCGTATGCACTACACCGGCCTGAACATCACCTTCCCGTGCAAGCAGGCGATCATCCCGTTGCTCGATGAATTGTCGCCGGAAGCCCGGGGCATCGGCGCGGTCAACACGGTGGTGCTCAAGGATGGCAAGCGCATCGGCCACAACACCGATTGCCTGGGTTTTGCCGAAGGTTTTCGTCGGGGCCTGAAGGATGCTGCGCGTGAACGTGTCGTCCAGATGGGCGCCGGCGGTGCGGGAGCGGCAGTGGCCCACGCGTTGTTGAGCGAAGGCGTACAGCAGCTGAGTATTTTCGATGTCGACCGCGAGCGCGCCGAGAGTCTGGCGAACAACCTCAACCAGCATTTCGGCGTCGGTCGCGCCGTCGCCGGGCGAGATCTGCCGGGCACGCTGAATCAGGCCGATGGTCTGGTGAATACCACGCCGATGGGCATGGCCAAACTGCCGGGGATGCCAGTGCCGGTGGAGTTGCTGCGCAAGGAATTGTGGGTGGCGGAGATCGTTTACTTCCCGCTGGAAACCGAACTGCTGCGCAACGCCCGCGCGCTGGGTTGCCGCACGCTGGACGGCGGCAACATGGCGGTGTTTCAAGCGGTGAAGGCGTTTGAATTGTTCAGCGGCGTGGTGCCGGATGCGCAGCGGATGCTTGCGCATTTTCAAAGCATGAACGGCTGA
- a CDS encoding TetR family transcriptional regulator encodes MTMTSELPAAPVESGIEPRKSRKNNPEKTRENILQEAIVEFVQQGLSGARVDAIAERIHTSKRMIYYYFGSKEQLYVEVLEKLYGDIRSTENRLHLAELPPVVAIRRLVEFTFDHHDRNVDFVRIVCIENIHNAEFVKRSDTIKAMNNTILDSLGEILRRGAEEGVFRAGLDALDVHLLISSFCFYRVSNRHTFGEIFQIDLPDESIKQRHREMICESVLRYLQP; translated from the coding sequence ATGACAATGACTTCAGAACTCCCCGCCGCTCCCGTCGAATCCGGTATCGAGCCGCGCAAGAGTCGCAAGAACAACCCGGAAAAAACCCGCGAGAACATCCTGCAGGAGGCGATCGTCGAGTTCGTCCAGCAGGGCTTGTCCGGCGCCCGCGTCGACGCGATCGCCGAGCGTATCCACACCTCCAAACGCATGATCTATTACTACTTCGGCAGTAAGGAGCAGTTGTACGTCGAGGTACTGGAGAAACTTTACGGCGACATCCGCAGCACCGAAAACCGCCTGCACCTGGCCGAGTTGCCGCCGGTGGTGGCGATCCGCCGACTGGTGGAGTTCACCTTTGATCACCACGACCGCAACGTCGATTTCGTGCGCATCGTCTGTATCGAAAATATCCACAACGCCGAGTTCGTGAAGCGTTCGGACACGATCAAGGCGATGAACAATACGATCCTCGATTCACTGGGCGAGATTTTGCGTCGCGGTGCCGAGGAGGGTGTCTTCCGCGCCGGGCTGGACGCGCTGGATGTGCACTTGCTGATCAGTTCGTTCTGTTTCTACCGCGTCTCGAACCGCCATACGTTCGGGGAGATTTTTCAGATCGATTTGCCGGACGAAAGCATCAAGCAGCGTCATCGCGAGATGATCTGCGAGTCGGTGTTGCGCTACTTGCAGCCGTGA
- the quiC gene encoding 3-dehydroshikimate dehydratase QuiC, protein MQRSIATVSLSGTLPEKLEAIAAAGFDGVEIFENDLLYYDGSPREIRQMCADLGIAITLFQPFRDFEGCRRDRLARNLERAERKFDLMQELGTDLVLVCSNASADSVGDRQILVDDLRLLAERAGARGLRIGYEALAWGRHVNTYQQVWDIVRQADHPALGVLLDSFHTLSLKGDPSAIADIPGDKIFFVQMADAPILAMDVLEWSRHFRCFPGQGEFDLPGFLAPIIQSGYTGPLSLEIFNDGFRAAPPRANAADGLRSLLYLEEKTRQRLEQQATPVANREILFETPPASEYNGIEFLEFAVDESLGAKLSNWLERLGFVKAGQHRSKSVSLLRQGDINLILNAEPYSFGHSFFEAHGPSLCATAVRVKDSASALARAVAYKGQPYRGLVGPNELELAAVRAPDGSLIYLVDEAADVYGTDFNLLPNAQARGGLKRIDHMAMALPADSLDSWVLFYKSLLDFEADDEVVLPDPYGLVKSRALRSRDSSIRLPLNISENRNTAISHALSSYRGSGVHHIAFDCDDIFAEVSRAKEAGVPLLDIPLNYYDDLAARFDFDDEFLSELAYYNVLYDRDAQGGELFHVYTEPFEGRFFFEIIQRKNGYAGYGAANVAVRLAAMAKSRSGAVRQAKL, encoded by the coding sequence ATGCAGCGTTCCATTGCCACCGTTTCCCTGAGCGGCACCCTGCCGGAAAAGCTCGAAGCCATTGCCGCCGCCGGGTTCGACGGCGTCGAGATCTTCGAGAACGATCTTCTGTATTACGACGGCAGCCCGCGGGAAATCAGGCAGATGTGCGCTGACCTGGGGATCGCCATCACCCTGTTCCAGCCGTTCCGCGATTTTGAAGGCTGCCGCCGTGATCGGCTGGCGCGCAATCTGGAGCGGGCCGAGCGCAAATTCGACCTGATGCAGGAGCTGGGCACCGATCTGGTGCTGGTCTGCAGCAACGCCTCGGCGGACAGCGTCGGCGACCGGCAGATTCTCGTCGATGATCTGCGGCTGCTGGCCGAACGTGCCGGCGCTCGCGGGTTGCGTATCGGCTATGAAGCGCTGGCCTGGGGCCGGCACGTCAATACTTATCAACAGGTCTGGGACATTGTTCGCCAGGCCGACCACCCGGCACTCGGCGTGCTGCTCGACAGCTTTCACACCTTGTCGCTGAAAGGTGATCCAAGCGCGATTGCCGACATTCCTGGCGACAAGATCTTCTTTGTGCAAATGGCCGACGCGCCGATCCTCGCCATGGACGTCCTGGAGTGGAGCCGGCATTTCCGTTGCTTCCCGGGGCAGGGCGAATTCGATCTGCCGGGGTTCCTCGCGCCAATCATCCAGAGCGGTTACACCGGGCCGTTGTCGCTGGAGATCTTCAACGATGGCTTCCGCGCCGCGCCACCACGGGCCAACGCCGCCGATGGTCTGCGTTCGCTGCTGTATCTGGAAGAGAAAACCCGTCAGCGCCTGGAACAGCAAGCAACGCCAGTGGCCAACCGTGAAATCCTCTTCGAAACGCCGCCGGCCAGCGAGTACAACGGCATCGAGTTTCTCGAGTTCGCCGTCGACGAAAGCCTCGGCGCCAAACTGAGCAACTGGCTGGAGCGCCTGGGCTTCGTCAAGGCCGGGCAGCACCGCTCCAAGAGTGTGAGCCTGTTGCGCCAAGGCGATATCAACCTGATCCTCAACGCCGAACCGTATTCGTTTGGCCACAGTTTCTTCGAAGCCCACGGCCCGTCGCTGTGCGCCACCGCCGTGCGGGTCAAGGACAGCGCCAGCGCCCTGGCCCGCGCCGTCGCCTACAAGGGCCAGCCCTATCGCGGCCTGGTCGGCCCCAACGAACTGGAACTGGCAGCGGTGCGTGCGCCGGACGGCAGCCTGATTTATCTGGTGGATGAGGCGGCGGACGTTTATGGCACCGACTTCAATCTGCTGCCGAACGCTCAGGCCCGTGGCGGCCTCAAGCGCATCGATCACATGGCCATGGCGCTGCCGGCCGACAGCCTCGACAGCTGGGTGCTGTTCTACAAGAGCCTGCTGGATTTCGAGGCCGACGATGAAGTGGTGCTGCCCGATCCGTACGGTCTGGTGAAAAGCCGGGCGTTGCGCAGCCGCGACAGCTCGATCCGTCTACCGCTGAACATCTCCGAGAATCGCAACACCGCGATCTCCCACGCGCTGTCGAGTTATCGCGGCTCCGGTGTGCATCACATCGCCTTCGATTGTGATGACATCTTCGCCGAAGTCAGCCGCGCCAAAGAAGCCGGTGTGCCGTTGCTGGATATCCCGCTCAACTATTACGACGACCTCGCCGCGCGCTTCGATTTCGACGACGAGTTCCTCAGCGAGCTGGCGTACTACAACGTGCTCTACGACCGCGACGCGCAGGGCGGCGAGTTGTTCCACGTGTACACCGAGCCGTTCGAGGGGCGCTTCTTCTTCGAGATCATCCAGCGTAAAAACGGCTATGCCGGTTATGGTGCGGCGAACGTTGCGGTCCGTCTGGCGGCGATGGCCAAATCACGCAGCGGTGCGGTGCGTCAGGCGAAGTTGTAG